The Alteriqipengyuania halimionae genome contains a region encoding:
- the phbB gene encoding acetoacetyl-CoA reductase, translated as MTRTALVTGGTRGIGAAISIALKEAGMKVAATFNTDEPSATRFQEETGIATFGWNVADAAECERGIRKIADEVGEIDVLVNNAGITRDASVAKMDREMWDAVIDTNLGGVFNCVKAIFPGMRERGWGRVVSIGSINGQAGQFGQINYAAAKAGLIGLTKSLAREGASRGVTANLVAPGYTETEMVEAVPEKIREQILAGVPTGRFSRPDEIARVVSFLCAEESGQITGSTITVNGGHYMH; from the coding sequence GTGACGCGAACAGCGCTTGTAACCGGTGGTACGCGAGGGATTGGAGCGGCAATCTCGATTGCGCTCAAAGAGGCTGGGATGAAAGTGGCAGCCACCTTCAATACGGACGAACCCAGCGCCACCCGCTTCCAGGAAGAGACCGGGATCGCCACCTTCGGCTGGAATGTCGCCGATGCCGCCGAATGCGAACGCGGTATCCGCAAGATCGCGGACGAAGTCGGCGAGATCGATGTTCTGGTCAACAATGCCGGCATCACCCGCGATGCGAGCGTGGCGAAAATGGACCGGGAGATGTGGGACGCCGTCATCGACACCAATCTCGGCGGCGTCTTCAACTGCGTGAAAGCCATTTTCCCCGGCATGCGCGAGCGGGGCTGGGGCCGCGTGGTCAGCATCGGCTCGATCAATGGCCAGGCCGGGCAGTTCGGTCAGATCAACTATGCTGCGGCAAAGGCCGGCCTGATCGGACTGACGAAGTCGCTGGCCCGCGAAGGCGCCTCGCGCGGGGTTACGGCCAATCTGGTCGCGCCGGGCTATACCGAAACCGAAATGGTCGAAGCCGTGCCCGAGAAAATCCGCGAGCAGATCCTGGCGGGCGTACCCACTGGGCGGTTCTCGCGGCCCGACGAGATCGCCCGTGTGGTGAGCTTCCTGTGCGCAGAGGAAAGCGGCCAGATCACGGGCTCCACGATCACGGTGAACGGCGGCCACTACATGCATTGA